The following are from one region of the Papaver somniferum cultivar HN1 unplaced genomic scaffold, ASM357369v1 unplaced-scaffold_132, whole genome shotgun sequence genome:
- the LOC113332617 gene encoding protein disulfide-isomerase-like, translating into MKLSNFFSVVLALILCISSPRLISAAEEEGGAKVVESVLTLDHTNFHDTIKKHDFIVLEFYAPWCGHCKSLAPEYEKAAALLSSHDPPIVLAKIDANEESNKALATEFNVGGFPTLKIARNGGKDITDYKGPRVADGIVEYLKKQVGPASAAISSAEDASSLISDSKVFVVGVFPKFSGKEFENFITLAEKLRSEYDFGHTLDAKFLPRGGDVKVPTVRFLKPFDELFVDSQDFNVDALEKFLGEADVPLVTQFDSDPKNQPYVSKFFNNPNAKVMLFLNFSGELSDAIKSKFQEVAKNQKGKGVSFLMGDLETSGRALQYFGLKADQVPLIVVQNTNKEKYLKENLEADQIEPWIKEYLNGNVKPFRKSEPIPKVNDEPVKVVVGDNVEDVFFNSGKNVLLKFYAPWCGHCKTLAPILEEVAVSFQSDPDVIIAKLDATTNDFPANKFEVKGYPTLYFKSPSGIAVQYDGGRTKEDIIDFIEKNKETTVKPDEATKPVELDAVKDEL; encoded by the exons ATGAAGCTCTCAAACTTTTTCAGTGTGGTATTAGCTTTAATCCTATGTATCTCATCACCAAGATTAAtctctgctgctgaagaagaaggtggtgctaAAGTTGTTGAATCTGTTTTGACACTTGATCACACTAACTTTCATGACACCATCAAGAAACATGACTTCATTGTCCTTGAATTCTATGCTCCTTG GTGTGGGCATTGCAAAAGTCTTGCTCCAGAG TACGAGAAAGCTGCAGCTTTATTGAGCAGTCACGACCCTCCAATTGTTCTTGCAAAGATTGACGCCAACGAAGAATCAAACAAAGCACTAGCAACTGAATTTAATGTTGGTGGTTTCCCCACTCTTAAGATCGCAAGAAATGGAGGAAAGGATATAACTGACTACAAGGGTCCAAGAGTAGCAGATGGTATCGTTGAATACTTGAAGAAACAAGTTGGCCCAGCATCAGCTGCAATAAGTTCTGCAGAAGATGCTAGCAGTCTAATCAGTGACAGCAAAGTGTTTGTG GTTGGGGTGTTTCCAAAATTTTCTGGGAAGGAATTTGAGAACTTCATAACTCTAGCTGAGAAGTTGCGGTCCGAATATGATTTTGGTCATACACTAGATGCTAAGTTTCTTCCAAGAGGAGGTGATGTGAAAGTGCCAACTGTTAGATTTTTGAAGCCTTTTGACGAACTTTTCGTTGATTCGCAG GATTTTAATGTGGATGCATTGGAGAAGTTCCTTGGTGAAGCCGATGTGCCTCTTGTTACTCAATTCGACAGTGACCCTAAAAACCAGCCATATGTTAGCAAATTCTTTAACAACCCCAATGCCAAG GTTATGTTGTTCCTCAACTTCAGTGGTGAGCTTTCTGATGCTATCAAATCGAAATTCCAAGAGGTTGCCAAGAACCAAAAAGGGAAAGGGGTAAGCTTTTTAATGGGTGATCTTGAAACTAGTGGACGTGCTCTCCAG TATTTTGGCCTGAAAGCAGACCAGGTACCTCTCATCGTCGTACAAAATACCAATAAGGAGAAGTATCTAAAAGAAAACTTGGAGGCAGATCAAATTGAACCTTGGATTAAGGAATACCTG AACGGCAATGTGAAGCCATTCAGAAAGTCAGAGCCTATCCCAAAGGTTAACGATGAACCAGTCAAGGTGGTCGTTGGAGACAATGTCGAAGATGTTTTCTTCAATTCTGGAAAGAATG TTCTGCTCAAGTTTTATGcaccatggtgtggacattgcaAGACATTGGCTCCGATCCTAGAGGAAGTTGCTGTATCATTCCAAAGTGATCCCGATGTTATTATTGCTAAGCTC GATGCCACTACCAATGACTTCCCTGCCAATAAATTCGAGGTTAAAGGTTACCCGACTTTGTACTTTAAATCACCATCTGGCATCGCAGTGCAGTACGATGGGGGCAGAACAAAGGAGGATATCATCGACTTTATTGAGAAGAATAAGGAAACAACTGTCAAGCCAGATGAGGCTACCAAGCCTGTGGAGCTTGACGCCGTTAAAGATGAGCTGTAA
- the LOC113332829 gene encoding protein FAR1-RELATED SEQUENCE 6-like: MVVAEFTLSNLTVSHAVSESTTVSEMISVVKQYWPYVPEDLVLFCYTVDGISHVINHDLELRFFIDYCISKGIGVLKFNIQFKICVDSVPSSSSYSVAPSLSSSSCVSNNDVAIVEDLTDDSSLVKRVPKKSDAWANILTGVGQVFESKNDYRDTVKKYEFHSGYKLDVRKSDKKRYTVECKNKESQNCSWRFHASVVAKTKGVFQCKKFRGEHTCDLASSDPAKVRMMKSFPKDILMDEFRASKKKKTAADVQDLLHLEYGIDLNVPNFEYDGVTKQFQRFFVAFEASITGFNNYCRLMLFIDCTFLTGKFKGGLMVACGKTGNQEIYLVAFGIVPCESCESWEWFLTNLKGIIKEDRPLTIISDRGAGFLKHVHVIFPKAYHSYCLYHMKGNIPVPKGKSRQTDVKLFEECYTFLTKEKFYAAAKSMSNLKLDSVIDWMVKIPFQNWESHAFQGERFGENTLKIAESFNSVIKHDKRLPSLDLVDCIRAKVVEQNYKRLVESSKWTSNLTPRMQARLNKRVTDCLF; encoded by the exons ATGGTTGTTGCAGAGTTCACTTTATCCAATTTGACTGTATCACATGCTGTTTCGGAATCAACTACTGTCAGCGAGATGATTAGTGTGGTGAAACAATACTGGCCTTATGTCCCTGAAGACCTCGTACTTTTTTGTTACACTGTAGATGGAATTTCACATGTGATTAATCACGATTTGGAGTTGAGGTTTTTCATTGACTACTGCATCTCGAAAGGGATTGGTGTGTTGAAGTTTAACATCCAATTTAAGATTTGTGTTGATTctgttccttcttcttcttcttattctgttGCTCCTTCTTTGTCATCATCAAGTTGTGTTTCAAACAACGATGTGGCTATTGTAGAAGATTTGACGGATGATTCATCTTTGGTCAAAAGGGTTCCCAAGAAGTCTGATGCTTGGGCCAACATCTTAACCGGAGTAGGGCAGGTTTTTGAAAGTAAAAACGATTATCGTGATACTGTTAAGAAGTATGAATTTCATAGTGGTTACAAACTTGACGTACGTAAGAGTGACAAGAAACGTTACACTGTGGAGTGTAAGAACAAGGAAAGTCAAAATTGTAGTTGGAGGTTTCATGCATCTGTCGTTGCAAAAACTAAAGGTGTGTTTCAGTGCAAGAAGTTTCGTGGAGAGCATACATGTGATTTAGCTTCTTCTGATCCAGCAAAAGTCAGGATGATGAAGTCTTTTCCGAAGGATATCTTAATGGATGAATTTCGagcatcaaagaagaagaagactgcaGCTGATGTCCAAGATCTGCTTCATCTGGAATATGGTATTGATCTCAA CGTCCCCAACTTTGAGTATGATGGTGTAACGAAGCAGTTCCAGAGGTTTTTTGTTGCTTTCGAAGCTTCCATTACTGGTTTCAATAATTACTGTCGTCTGATGTTATTTATTGATTGTACTTTTCTCACTGGGAAGTTTAAGGGAGGTCTTATGGTTGCTTGCGGGAAAACTGGTAACCAAG aGATCTATCTAGTTGCTTTTGGTATTGTACCTTGTGAAAGTTGTGAGAGTTGGGAATGGTTCTTAACCAACTTGAAGGGTATTATCAAGGAAGACCGTCCACTGACCATAATATCAGACCGTGGAGCTGGCTTTTTGAAACATGTCCATGTGATTTTCCCAAAGGCTTACCATTCTTACTGTTTGTACCACATGAAAGGGAATATTCCGGTTCCAAAGGGAAAGAGCAGGCAAACTGATGTGAAGTTGTTTGAAGAGTGCTACACTTTTTTAACAAAGGAGAAGTTTTATGCTGCTGCCAAGAGTATGAGCAATTTGAAGCTTGATTCGGTGATTGATTGGATGGTAAAGATTCCATTCCAGAACTGGGAATCTCATGCTTTTCAAGGAGAAAGGTTTGGTGAGAACACATTGAAAATTGCGGAGAGTTTTAACAGTGTGATTAAGCATGATAAGCGGCTTCCATCACTTGATCTTGTGGATTGTATTCGTGCTAAGGTAGTGGAGCAGAACTACAAGAGGTTGGTGGAGTCTAGTAAGTGGACTTCAAATCTTACTCCCCGGATGCAAGCTAGGCTCAACAAGAGGGTGACCGACTGCCTtttttga